A stretch of DNA from Granulicella pectinivorans:
ATCACGTCGTACTTTGCACCGGGTTGAAAGGCTTCCAGGGTGAGGTGCTCGATCTGGCCGAGGGTGGCCTCAAGCTGTGGTGAGACGCGGGCAAGGCCCACGCGGAGCGGGCGGAAGTTCGCGGGGGTCGGATCGACGACGAGGAGGGCGGTCTCGTGCGTCACGTCCGGATGAGTGGAGAGCGCGAGCCGGACCTTCCAGGTGCCGGGGATGCTGAGTGGAGGCGTCTTCACCTCTTCCTGAAGGAGATAGGAGAGCTGATCGGCAACGAAGGCCGGGGCGGGGTAGGTGGCTACCTCTGCGATGCTGCCTTTGGGGCTCTCCACCGTGAGTTGCAGTGTGCCGGCGACGGGAGCGTTGGTGTCGTTGAGGAGCCAGGTGTCGAAGGTGGCGTGGTCGCTGGTGAAAAGGACGATCTGCTTCTGCTTGGCGACGGGACGGATGGGGCGCAGGGCGTTGAAGATGGGGGCTGGGTCGGACTTGAGGTCGCGGAAGTTGTCGACGAGGCCGGAGTGGTTCTCCATGGCGGTGGACTCCCATCCGCTGATCGCGGCCATGTCGTTCTCGTCGCAGATGCGAACGTTCTCCATGAACTGTCCCCAGGTCTCGTACGCGCGGCGTCCGATAGAGAGGAAGAGCTTTTCGGCGGTGGGGAAGGCCTTGCGGAAGCCCCATGCGTCAAGGAAAGCATCGTAGGCCGCGAGCTGCTGCTCGTGGTCGAGCTTGTCGTAGCTGTGGCCTCCGTGGAGGTTGATTTCGCGGAGGATGCTGGTGTGGTTGTCGATGGAGGCAGCGCCCTTCATCTCGCCCCATTCGGTGATCTCGGCTTTGACGGGGGTGTAGAAGTAGAAGTCGGTCTTGTTGACATAGTAGGCGTCCTGCCAGACGTCGGAGAAGTGGCCGGTATGGTCGACCCACCAGCCTCCGGCTCCGCCTTCGAGGGTGGCTTTACCCTTCGATTTGTGGATCTCGGACTGGTAGGGCTCGGTCCACGCTTGCGGGGCGCGCATGACGAAGCCGTCGTTGCCGACGATGGTGCGGCTGGGGTCTTCGGCCTGCATCCGGTGGAAGAGTTCGGCGAGGTCGGGGCTCTGCGGGTCGAGCGTGGTCTCGTTCTGGATGATGTAGTGGACGACCGATGGATGGCTGCGGAAGGCGCGGATCATGCCGGTGATCTTGGCCTGCATATAGCGTCGTGCGCTCTGGTGGCCCTGGGACGCGGGAGTAAAGCCCTGCGCACCTCCACCCGGTTCAAGGCAACGCATGAGGCCGAGCCGATCCTGCACATAGAGGACGTCTTCTTTGCCGAGGTTGCGGTGGAAGTTGAGGGTGTTGAGGTTGAACTTCTCCTTGGCGACGCGGACCTCTTTCTCGGAGAGGGCAAGCAATGGGAAGAGGCCGTTGAGCGCCCAGAACCCCCAGGAGATGGAGGTGTAAATACGGATGCGGCGTCCGTTGAGGCGGAAGATGGCCTTGGTGCCGATGCCTTCGGTGGCGATCCAGCGGAAGCCGAAGTCGACGTCGCGGACGGCGGTGGGCTTCCTGGCGGTGTCGATCCACTGGGTGCGCAGGCGATAGACGTGTGGAGTGTCGAGGTCCCAGATCTTCGCGGAGGCGGCGGTGAGGGTGGTGTGGAGCTCCTGGGGCTCGCCGGGGGCGATGGTGGCGGGGACGTCGGTGGTGGTCAGGATGGTCTTGCTGCCGGGATCCACGACGGAAAAGCGAACGATGCCGTGAGCCGGTGCGGTGCCGGTGTTTTCAAGGGAGGCGTGTGCGGTGATCTGGCGCGGGGTGGGGGTGTTCAGGGCCCAGCTATCGGCGATGCGGAGGTCGTTGTGCGCGCTGAGGACCATGCCGCGATCAATGCCGCCGAAGCCATGACTCTTCTGGAACTCGATGCCGCCCCAGGCGAGACGATTGCCGTCGACCCAGTCGAGACGGCCGCCGGGGTTGGTGATGCGGATGGCGAGCTGGTTGCGCTGTCCCGGGAGAATGGCGGCGGTGAGATCGCACTCGAAGGGAAGCTCCTCCATGATGGAATAGCCGACGAGCTTCTGATTGAGGTAGACCTCGGCGCGCTGGCGGGCTCCGCGGATGTGCAGAAGAGTGCGCTTACCGGAGAAGGTCTTCGGCAGGGTGATGTCGCGCCACCACCAGGACACACCGTAGTAGGCGCCGTTCTTGACCTCGTGGTCGGTGGTCTCGAACTTGTACTCGTCCTTGAAGGGGAAGAAGCCGTTGATGCCCCAGAAGAACTGCTCGACCGTGGCTGGGAGGGTGACGTCGAGGCCTTGCGACGGCGCAAGGGCTGACCATCCGCCGGTGGGAGGATTCACTGGAAGCGTGGCGAGTTGGACGTCCTCGGGCAGGTAGATGGTGTCGTCCTTCCAGGTGGCGGCGCGGTCGGGCCAGAGGTGCCATCCCTCGTCGGGGATGAGCATCTCTGTGTCGCTGTAGCGCACGCTACGCGTGGTGGAGGTCAGCAGAGGTGCGTCGGTGGCCTCGGCGGCGAGGGGCGCGGTGTTGAGGGCGCACGAAGCGCTGAGAAGGGCACTGCTGCTGAGGAAGGACCGACGATTCATCGTGCTTTTTCTCCGGGGAAGAGTTGTTCAGGCTGCGGTGAGCGAATAGTTCAGGGGAAGGAAAAGCCGCCGGCAGGATCGCCGGCGGCTTTTGGGGTTGTGGTTTGAGTTAGAACTCGATGCGTGCCGCGAGCTGCAAGGCGCGGTTGGTGGGCGCGTTGGTATCGGGCGACATCGTTCCGTAGCTGGAGGTGCCAAAGCTGCTGATCACGGCGTTGGCCTGGCTGTAGACGAAGTGCGTGTGGTTGGTGACGTTGAAATAGTCGGCTTCGATCACGAACCTGGTTCCTTCGTGAAGGCCACCGGTGGGAATGGCAAAGGCGCGACGCAGGCTCATATCCAGCTTGTAGTTTGGCGGCTGGAAGAGGCCCGAGTAGGCCGCGGTGCGAGCGGTGGTGCTGAAGACGTAGTTCGGGGTCTGTGCCGTCGACAGGAAAGCGTTCGGATCCAGAAACTGAACGGAACCGGACTCAGCAGCGGTGCGTGGCCGGTTGCTTGCACCGAGCACGCGACCGTTGCCAACGTAGTTGGGATTGCGGATCGGGTAGCAGACGTTCTGCGCCGGGTTGGTATTGCAGGAGTTCATCACGATGGAGAGAGGAGCTCCGGAATAGGCGTTGAAGATGCCCGACAGCTTGAAGCCGCCGAAGGCTGCGCGGGTGTAACGGTTTCCGCCACCGAGCTTTCCGGTGCCGAAGGGCAGGTTATAAGCACCCGTTACGACGAACTTATGACGCTGATCGCCAAGCGAGAGGCTCTTGTCGAGCGAACGTGCTGCGTGGAACTTTCCATCGGCCGAGGCCGCAGCAGGGATGTCGTAGCCTGAGCGGAAGCTCCCGTTGTTGTCGATGGAGCGGGCCCACTGATAGTTGGTCATGAAGGTGAGCCCGTTGGTCAGACGCTTGGTGACGTAGATCTGCAGGGCGTGGAAACGGGTGTTGCCGACGAAGCCGTAAGCGTCGCTGATGCTCGAATACTGCGGGAAGGGCCTGAGCAACTGCGAGATGCTGGGGTTGCCCACGCCGCCGAAGGTGGCGTAGGGAAGGCTGGTGATGCCGGCAGCAGCAAGGTTGGCCGGGCCCGATCCTCCGGTTGCCGGGTTGCTGAGCTGGGTGCCGAGGGTGAGGTACTTCGGATCGAGGGCGTTGGTGTAGTAGCCACGGCCGTTGAGGCTGTCAGGCTGCAGGAAATGGCCCTGCGAACCAACGTAGCTCATGGTGAGGGTTGTGCTCGGGCTCAACTCGCGCTGGATGCCCAGGTTCCAGTTGATGAACTGCGGTGCCCGCTTGCCGAGGTTGGGATCGGCGAAGGTGGGGGTCTGAGCAGCGGTCGAGGCAGCGGTGGTGTAGTAGGTGCCGATGCCGGGGTCGAGGTTTGGCGGAGCAGCGTAGGCCGGGTAGGGGGTATCGAGGCTCCAATACTGAGAACCCACCTGGCCCGCGGTCGGCTGAATGAAGCTGGTGCCAGGGGTAGTGCTGTAGCCCTGCAGGCCGGATCCCTGGCGGGATGTGGCCGAGCCGCCATTGGCATTTCCGTGGGTGGAGAGAATGCTGTAGCTGCCGCGTACGACCGTCTTCGGATCGGGGGTGAAGGCAAAGCCGATGCGCGGGCTGAGTTCCTTCCAGGAAGCGCTGCCGTTGACCGGACTGCTGCAATTGCAGGTTCCGGCACCGGAGCCGCCGAAAGCAACCGCACCCTTGGAGCCGGTGAGAGGGTTGGTGGCATTGGGGTCGAAGTAGGAGAAGCGGTTCTTCACCTCGCGGTAGGAGGGGTAATAGTCGTAGCGGAGACCGAGATCGAGCGTGAGCTTGGAGTTGACCTTCCAGTTGTCCTGCACGTAGGGCGAGATGGGACGGAAGCGTCCACCGGTCTCAGGAACCGAAGAGAGGGTGAAGCCGCCACTCTGGACGGCGCCGAGCATATAGCTCGCGTAGGCCTGACCAGTGGTGGGGGTGGCGGTTGTGGTGCCGGCGTTGAACGTGGCAGTTGCCGTGCTGTTGAACGTCAACTGCAGAGGATTTACGCCAGTGGCATTGACGAGGTAGTTGTACTGCATCCAGGCGACCTGGCCGCCGAAGGTAAAGGAGTGGCTACCCTTGACCCACTGCAGGTTGTCGACGAGGACGTAGCCGCTTGCGACGGGACGGTTGCTGGAGTATCCACCCCAGCGATTGATGTTGGTGTTGCCGGTGAAGGTGACGGTTGGGAAGGACGTCTGAGCCTGTCCGGCGGGAAGGCCGGAGATGCCGTTGGCGGCAGCGCCAAAGTTCGGACCGATGTCCTGGTTGTAACCCGGACCGTCATAGCGGCCATAACCGTACTTCAACTGGTTGGTCAGGCGGGAGGTGATGGAGTACGTGTGCTCGATGAGGAAGACCTTGGTCTTCGGCGAGAACTGCTGGGTGGAGATGTACGGGGGCGGCATGCCGTTGCTGGTCGAAGAGATGCTGACGGCCGCAGGAGCTGTGGTTGCCTGGCGTCCCCAGGCAAGGACGACTGAGAGAGCCTGCTTCTGGTTGATGGTGTAGTCGACCCGGTTGGTGGTCGTCCAGTTGCTGAGACCGGTCTTGTAGTTCACCAGGTAGTTGTTGCTGATGAGGTTGTTGATCGGCTGCGGAAGATACGACTCCATCTTCAAGGCCGCTGCGGAGAGGCGCGAGGCCGGGATGACGTTGTTCATAAATGCCGTCCGGGTGTAGGCCTTGCCGTTGGCGGAAAGAAGCGTCGAGTTGGGATCGTAGATGAGGGGGACGCCCGTTTCTCCAAAGTCGCCCGTACGCATGCGCAGGGTGGGA
This window harbors:
- a CDS encoding sugar-binding domain-containing protein, producing the protein MNRRSFLSSSALLSASCALNTAPLAAEATDAPLLTSTTRSVRYSDTEMLIPDEGWHLWPDRAATWKDDTIYLPEDVQLATLPVNPPTGGWSALAPSQGLDVTLPATVEQFFWGINGFFPFKDEYKFETTDHEVKNGAYYGVSWWWRDITLPKTFSGKRTLLHIRGARQRAEVYLNQKLVGYSIMEELPFECDLTAAILPGQRNQLAIRITNPGGRLDWVDGNRLAWGGIEFQKSHGFGGIDRGMVLSAHNDLRIADSWALNTPTPRQITAHASLENTGTAPAHGIVRFSVVDPGSKTILTTTDVPATIAPGEPQELHTTLTAASAKIWDLDTPHVYRLRTQWIDTARKPTAVRDVDFGFRWIATEGIGTKAIFRLNGRRIRIYTSISWGFWALNGLFPLLALSEKEVRVAKEKFNLNTLNFHRNLGKEDVLYVQDRLGLMRCLEPGGGAQGFTPASQGHQSARRYMQAKITGMIRAFRSHPSVVHYIIQNETTLDPQSPDLAELFHRMQAEDPSRTIVGNDGFVMRAPQAWTEPYQSEIHKSKGKATLEGGAGGWWVDHTGHFSDVWQDAYYVNKTDFYFYTPVKAEITEWGEMKGAASIDNHTSILREINLHGGHSYDKLDHEQQLAAYDAFLDAWGFRKAFPTAEKLFLSIGRRAYETWGQFMENVRICDENDMAAISGWESTAMENHSGLVDNFRDLKSDPAPIFNALRPIRPVAKQKQIVLFTSDHATFDTWLLNDTNAPVAGTLQLTVESPKGSIAEVATYPAPAFVADQLSYLLQEEVKTPPLSIPGTWKVRLALSTHPDVTHETALLVVDPTPANFRPLRVGLARVSPQLEATLGQIEHLTLEAFQPGAKYDVIVGSGGSSDASKDLATDAEGAYKPGSGPLPEFTLPDEVMVAVRAGTPLLAITPTDGQSIGVAKQLAALGAFTFHGMVGASRASWMGSWYFIRQHPLYDGMPVDQAMSIHYQVKGGGSNGWMVDGPSVEIPCAYARDHDRNLGAGTFTARVGATPIVMHRIVDMHPVLLRRWLANTLTWLSLQGVWKG
- a CDS encoding TonB-dependent receptor, producing MTFRKSIFSILLTAGLTRRAAQCSMLLALAAVSATAGAQLSGKGTINGRVLDSTGAALPDSVVTITDNSTNKKLTIKSSGAGDYTFSLDPGKYTITASHDGFKTVVQDNVNVNALQTFSVDVTLPNGATTEEVTVTDAPPSLETSNATLGVTIEQEQYAALPLIQDGGGQRRATDFASLLPGVSSQTTNGNQTTNAGIVNGGGSRGAVSAIYINGVPITSVAGEGDPRFVWSSMAVDAIEQFQVQTVGYSAIYEGQGVQNYVVKRGTNKIHGTVYDYFRDTGLDTWGFQKATNPVSGLPQKPMEHQHEYGLFVGLPIIKDKLFVFGGYEGYRFSRQVPYALMTIPTLRMRTGDFGETGVPLIYDPNSTLLSANGKAYTRTAFMNNVIPASRLSAAALKMESYLPQPINNLISNNYLVNYKTGLSNWTTTNRVDYTINQKQALSVVLAWGRQATTAPAAVSISSTSNGMPPPYISTQQFSPKTKVFLIEHTYSITSRLTNQLKYGYGRYDGPGYNQDIGPNFGAAANGISGLPAGQAQTSFPTVTFTGNTNINRWGGYSSNRPVASGYVLVDNLQWVKGSHSFTFGGQVAWMQYNYLVNATGVNPLQLTFNSTATATFNAGTTTATPTTGQAYASYMLGAVQSGGFTLSSVPETGGRFRPISPYVQDNWKVNSKLTLDLGLRYDYYPSYREVKNRFSYFDPNATNPLTGSKGAVAFGGSGAGTCNCSSPVNGSASWKELSPRIGFAFTPDPKTVVRGSYSILSTHGNANGGSATSRQGSGLQGYSTTPGTSFIQPTAGQVGSQYWSLDTPYPAYAAPPNLDPGIGTYYTTAASTAAQTPTFADPNLGKRAPQFINWNLGIQRELSPSTTLTMSYVGSQGHFLQPDSLNGRGYYTNALDPKYLTLGTQLSNPATGGSGPANLAAAGITSLPYATFGGVGNPSISQLLRPFPQYSSISDAYGFVGNTRFHALQIYVTKRLTNGLTFMTNYQWARSIDNNGSFRSGYDIPAAASADGKFHAARSLDKSLSLGDQRHKFVVTGAYNLPFGTGKLGGGNRYTRAAFGGFKLSGIFNAYSGAPLSIVMNSCNTNPAQNVCYPIRNPNYVGNGRVLGASNRPRTAAESGSVQFLDPNAFLSTAQTPNYVFSTTARTAAYSGLFQPPNYKLDMSLRRAFAIPTGGLHEGTRFVIEADYFNVTNHTHFVYSQANAVISSFGTSSYGTMSPDTNAPTNRALQLAARIEF